From the genome of Pseudomonas yamanorum, one region includes:
- a CDS encoding PHP domain-containing protein, whose translation MNVDLHCHSTASDGALAPAVLVARAFEKGVRVLSLTDHDTLEGLAEARDAANALGMQLVNGVELSCTWGGATIHVLGYGFDVNAPPLVEAIAKLHDGRWLRSEEISRKLALKGMPNGLEGARAIQQELGDSGNAPARPHFADWMVREGFVKDRAEAFRKWLGAGKLGDVKQHWPTLEDTVGTLRAAGAWVSLAHPWHYDFTRSKRRKLIGDYIGAGGHAIEVVNGHQPAEQVGSLAILAREFGLLVSAGSDFHGPGGWSEIGEYRAVPEDLPPLWCRFKHDPIIATV comes from the coding sequence GTGAATGTTGATTTGCACTGCCATAGCACAGCCTCCGACGGCGCCCTGGCGCCCGCGGTCCTGGTTGCGCGTGCGTTTGAAAAAGGCGTGCGAGTCCTGTCGTTGACCGACCACGACACCCTCGAAGGCCTGGCAGAGGCCCGTGATGCGGCGAATGCGTTGGGCATGCAACTGGTCAACGGGGTTGAATTGTCCTGCACCTGGGGCGGCGCGACGATTCATGTATTGGGCTACGGTTTTGACGTAAACGCACCGCCGCTGGTGGAGGCCATCGCCAAATTGCACGATGGCCGCTGGCTGCGGTCCGAAGAAATAAGCCGCAAGCTGGCCCTCAAGGGCATGCCCAACGGCCTGGAAGGCGCCCGCGCCATCCAGCAGGAACTGGGCGACAGCGGCAACGCCCCGGCCCGTCCGCACTTTGCCGACTGGATGGTGCGTGAAGGTTTTGTAAAGGATCGTGCCGAAGCGTTCCGCAAGTGGCTGGGCGCCGGCAAGCTGGGGGACGTCAAGCAACACTGGCCCACCCTGGAAGACACCGTCGGCACGCTGCGGGCAGCAGGTGCCTGGGTCAGCCTGGCGCATCCATGGCATTACGATTTCACCCGCAGCAAGCGCCGCAAGCTGATTGGCGACTATATTGGAGCGGGCGGCCACGCAATCGAAGTGGTCAACGGGCATCAACCCGCCGAACAGGTGGGTAGTTTGGCGATTCTTGCCCGCGAATTTGGTCTGCTGGTCAGCGCCGGCAGTGATTTTCATGGCCCTGGCGGCTGGTCCGAGATTGGCGAGTACCGCGCCGTCCCGGAAGATTTGCCGCCCCTTTGGTGTCGCTTCAAACATGACCCCATTATTGCCACCGTCTGA
- the arcD gene encoding arginine-ornithine antiporter, with translation MSQASEKLRLNALIALVVGSMIGGGIFSLPQNMAARAEVGAVLIGWGITAVGMLTLAFVFQTLANRKPELDSGVYAYAKAGFGDYMGFSSAWGYWISAWMGNVGYFVLLFSTLGYFFPVFGQGNTPVAIGCASVLLWAVHFLVMRGIKEAAFINQITTVAKIVPLVMFIVIAAVAFKADIFTRDIWGLSNPKFGGVVDQVRNMMLVTVFVFIGIEGASVYSARAEKRSDVGRATVIGFLGVLALLVLVNLLSLGIMSQPELANLQNPSLAGVLEHIVGPWGALLISIGLAVSLLGALLSWALLCAEILYATAHDKTMPAFLKKENVNQVPVNALWLTNVMIQLFLVITLFSESTYTTLIYLASSMILVPYLWSAAYAVLLSGRGETYEGAHGERMKDLLVSLIALAYAVWLLYAGGLKYLLLSALLYAPGVILFALAKREQGQPLFTHLEKGIFACVIAGASLAAYGLYSGVLSL, from the coding sequence ATGTCCCAAGCGTCAGAAAAGCTTCGCCTCAACGCCTTGATCGCCCTGGTGGTGGGTTCGATGATCGGCGGCGGGATCTTCTCGTTGCCCCAGAACATGGCAGCGCGGGCTGAAGTGGGCGCGGTGTTGATCGGCTGGGGCATTACCGCTGTTGGCATGTTGACCCTGGCCTTCGTGTTTCAAACCCTGGCCAACCGCAAGCCTGAGCTGGATTCCGGCGTCTACGCCTACGCCAAGGCCGGATTTGGCGACTACATGGGGTTCTCGTCCGCGTGGGGCTACTGGATCAGTGCCTGGATGGGCAACGTCGGTTACTTCGTGTTGCTATTCAGTACCCTCGGCTACTTCTTCCCGGTGTTCGGCCAAGGCAATACCCCGGTGGCGATCGGCTGTGCGTCAGTATTGCTGTGGGCTGTGCATTTTCTGGTGATGCGCGGGATCAAGGAGGCGGCGTTCATCAACCAGATCACCACCGTGGCCAAGATCGTGCCGCTGGTGATGTTTATCGTGATCGCTGCGGTGGCATTCAAGGCCGACATCTTTACCCGGGATATCTGGGGCCTGAGCAACCCTAAGTTCGGCGGCGTGGTGGACCAGGTGCGCAACATGATGCTGGTCACGGTATTTGTGTTTATCGGCATCGAGGGCGCCAGCGTCTACTCGGCGCGGGCCGAGAAACGCTCGGATGTGGGCCGGGCCACGGTGATCGGTTTTCTGGGGGTGTTGGCGCTGCTGGTGTTGGTCAACCTGCTGTCGCTCGGGATCATGAGCCAGCCGGAACTGGCCAACCTGCAAAACCCGTCCCTGGCCGGGGTGCTGGAACATATCGTCGGCCCCTGGGGCGCGCTGTTGATCAGCATCGGGCTGGCGGTTTCGCTGCTGGGGGCGTTGCTGTCGTGGGCGTTGCTCTGCGCCGAAATTCTCTATGCCACCGCCCATGACAAGACCATGCCCGCGTTCCTGAAAAAGGAAAACGTCAATCAGGTGCCGGTCAATGCATTGTGGCTGACCAATGTGATGATCCAGCTGTTCCTGGTGATCACGCTGTTTTCGGAAAGTACCTACACCACCCTGATCTATCTGGCGTCGTCGATGATTTTGGTGCCCTACCTGTGGTCGGCGGCGTATGCGGTGCTGTTGAGCGGGCGCGGTGAAACCTACGAAGGTGCCCATGGCGAACGCATGAAGGACTTGCTGGTGAGCCTTATCGCCCTGGCTTACGCAGTGTGGCTGCTTTACGCCGGAGGCTTGAAGTACCTGCTGCTGTCGGCGTTGCTGTACGCGCCGGGGGTGATCCTGTTTGCCCTGGCCAAGCGTGAGCAAGGCCAGCCCTTGTTTACCCACCTGGAAAAAGGCATTTTCGCCTGCGTGATCGCCGGGGCGAGCCTGGCGGCGTATGGGTTGTACAGCGGGGTGTTGTCGTTGTGA
- a CDS encoding L-threonylcarbamoyladenylate synthase has protein sequence MSQFFQIHPENPQARLIKQAVEIIRAGGVVIYPTDSSYAIGCQIGDKNAVERVRRLRDLDKNHNFALICSDLSQLGLFAKVDTGTFRLLKAHTPGPYTFILNATREVPRLLLHPKKRTIGLRVPEHPIALALLAELGEPLMSVSLILPGEEEPLYDPYEMRRLLEKHVDLIIDGGYGGNKASTVINLADGEPEVVRVGCGDPAPFMVEA, from the coding sequence GTGAGTCAATTCTTCCAGATTCATCCGGAAAACCCCCAGGCGCGCCTGATCAAACAGGCCGTGGAGATCATCCGTGCCGGTGGCGTGGTGATCTACCCCACGGATTCCTCCTACGCTATCGGTTGCCAGATCGGTGACAAGAATGCAGTCGAGCGAGTAAGACGCCTGCGTGACCTGGACAAGAACCACAACTTCGCACTGATTTGCAGCGACCTGTCTCAGCTGGGGCTGTTCGCCAAGGTCGACACCGGCACCTTCCGCCTGCTCAAGGCCCACACGCCGGGGCCCTACACGTTCATCCTCAACGCCACCCGCGAAGTGCCGCGCCTGCTGCTGCACCCGAAGAAGCGCACCATCGGCCTGCGGGTGCCGGAACACCCGATCGCCCTGGCGCTGCTGGCCGAACTCGGTGAGCCGTTGATGAGCGTGTCGCTGATCCTGCCGGGTGAAGAAGAGCCGTTGTACGACCCTTATGAAATGCGCCGGTTGCTGGAAAAACACGTCGACCTGATCATCGACGGCGGCTACGGCGGCAACAAGGCCTCCACCGTGATCAACCTGGCCGACGGCGAGCCGGAAGTGGTGCGCGTGGGTTGTGGCGACCCGGCACCGTTCATGGTCGAGGCCTGA
- a CDS encoding segregation and condensation protein A: MEVFLEAFEGPLDLLLYLIRKQNINILDIPVAEITRQYMGYVELMQTVRLELAAEYLVMAAMLAEIKSRMLLPRSESIEAEEDDPRAELIRRLQEYERFKAAAEGIDGLSRVGRDVVVPKLDAPEARARKLLPDVSLEELLMSMAEVLRRGDMFESHQVSREALSTRERMSDVLDRLKGGGFVPFVELFTKEEGRLGVVVTFMAILELVKESLVELVQNEPFAAIHVRARAE, encoded by the coding sequence TTGGAAGTCTTCCTCGAAGCCTTCGAAGGCCCGCTGGACTTGCTGCTGTACCTGATCCGCAAGCAGAACATCAACATCCTCGACATCCCGGTGGCGGAAATCACCCGCCAGTACATGGGCTATGTCGAGTTGATGCAGACCGTGCGCCTGGAACTGGCTGCCGAGTACTTGGTGATGGCCGCGATGCTCGCGGAGATCAAGTCACGCATGCTGCTGCCGCGTTCGGAAAGCATCGAAGCGGAAGAGGATGACCCGCGCGCCGAACTGATCCGTCGCCTGCAGGAGTACGAACGCTTCAAGGCCGCTGCCGAAGGCATCGACGGCCTGAGCCGGGTGGGCCGCGATGTGGTGGTGCCCAAGCTCGACGCCCCGGAAGCCCGGGCGCGCAAACTGCTGCCAGACGTAAGCCTGGAAGAACTGCTGATGTCCATGGCCGAAGTACTGCGCCGTGGCGATATGTTTGAAAGCCACCAGGTCAGCCGCGAGGCGCTGTCCACCCGCGAGCGCATGAGTGATGTGCTGGACCGTCTCAAGGGCGGCGGGTTTGTGCCTTTCGTCGAACTGTTTACCAAGGAAGAAGGGCGCCTGGGGGTGGTGGTGACCTTTATGGCGATCCTCGAACTGGTCAAGGAATCCTTGGTCGAGCTGGTCCAGAATGAGCCTTTTGCGGCTATCCACGTGCGGGCGCGAGCCGAATAA
- the arcD gene encoding arginine-ornithine antiporter produces the protein MSDSPGKLRLGALVALVVGSMIGGGIFSLPQNMAASADVGAVLIGWVITAVGMLTLAFVFQTLANRKPNLDGGVYAYAKAGFGDYMGFSSAWGYWISAWLGNVGYFVLLFSTLGYFFPIFGEGNTPAAVIGASVLLWAVHFLVLRGIKEAAFINLVTTVAKVVPLVLFVLIALFAFKLDIFTADIWGVKNPDLGSVMNQVRNMMLVTVWVFIGIEGASIFSSRAEKRSDVGKATVIGFITVLLFLMLVNVLSLGIMTQPELAKLQNPSMAAVLEHVVGHWGAVLISVGLIISLLGALLSWVLLCAEIMFAAAKDHTMPEFLRKENANHVPANALWLTNAMVQIFLVITLFSASTYLSLIYLATSMILVPYLWSAAYALLLAVRGETYESAPGERRKDLLIGAIALIYAVWLLYAGGTKYLLLSALLYAPGVILFAMAKHELGKPIFTNVEKLIFAAVVIGAFVAGYGLYSGFLTL, from the coding sequence ATGTCTGATTCTCCCGGAAAACTTCGATTAGGCGCACTGGTTGCACTTGTCGTGGGATCAATGATTGGTGGCGGGATCTTCTCATTGCCGCAAAACATGGCGGCCAGCGCCGATGTCGGCGCGGTATTGATCGGTTGGGTGATTACCGCCGTGGGCATGTTGACCCTGGCCTTCGTGTTTCAGACCCTGGCCAATCGCAAGCCCAACCTCGACGGCGGGGTCTACGCCTACGCCAAGGCCGGGTTTGGCGACTACATGGGTTTCTCATCCGCCTGGGGTTACTGGATCAGCGCCTGGCTGGGCAACGTCGGCTACTTCGTGCTGCTGTTCAGCACCCTCGGTTACTTCTTTCCGATCTTCGGCGAAGGCAACACCCCGGCGGCGGTGATCGGCGCGTCGGTGCTGCTGTGGGCCGTGCATTTTTTGGTACTGCGCGGGATCAAGGAAGCCGCGTTCATCAACCTGGTGACCACCGTCGCGAAGGTCGTGCCGCTGGTGCTGTTTGTGTTGATCGCGCTCTTCGCGTTCAAGCTGGACATCTTCACCGCTGACATCTGGGGTGTGAAAAACCCGGACCTGGGCAGCGTGATGAACCAGGTGCGCAACATGATGCTGGTCACCGTCTGGGTGTTCATCGGCATTGAAGGCGCGAGCATCTTCTCGTCCCGCGCCGAAAAACGCTCCGACGTCGGTAAGGCCACCGTGATCGGTTTTATCACCGTGCTGCTGTTCCTGATGCTGGTGAACGTGTTGTCCCTGGGGATCATGACCCAACCGGAACTGGCCAAGCTGCAGAACCCTTCGATGGCCGCCGTGCTGGAGCATGTGGTGGGTCACTGGGGCGCGGTGTTGATCAGCGTCGGCTTGATCATCTCCTTACTCGGGGCGCTGCTGTCGTGGGTGCTGCTGTGTGCGGAGATCATGTTCGCCGCGGCCAAGGACCACACCATGCCGGAATTCCTGCGCAAGGAAAACGCCAACCACGTGCCGGCCAACGCCCTGTGGCTGACCAACGCCATGGTGCAGATTTTCCTGGTGATCACGCTGTTCTCGGCCAGCACTTACCTGTCGCTGATCTACCTGGCCACCTCGATGATCCTGGTGCCTTACCTGTGGTCGGCGGCCTATGCACTGCTGCTGGCGGTGCGCGGTGAAACCTATGAAAGCGCCCCGGGCGAACGCCGCAAAGACCTGCTGATCGGCGCCATCGCGTTGATCTACGCGGTCTGGCTGCTGTACGCCGGTGGCACCAAGTACCTGTTGCTGTCCGCCCTGCTCTACGCCCCTGGCGTGATCCTGTTCGCCATGGCCAAGCATGAACTGGGCAAACCGATTTTCACCAACGTCGAGAAGCTGATTTTCGCCGCAGTCGTCATAGGCGCCTTCGTGGCGGGCTATGGCCTCTACTCCGGCTTCCTGACCCTGTAA
- a CDS encoding LTXXQ domain protein: MRKTLIALMFAAALPTVAMAAAPEGPGPMGGPEGHMMGGPGHGGEHGMRGKGGPFSQLDLSPEQRQQIGKLMGQQWHARKELVRKYLDKLPAADKQAMKDDMAAAKQKTQTDIRAVLKPDQQKKFDEIVKKQAERRAEWKEFQAWKAQQPQKAQ; encoded by the coding sequence ATGCGCAAGACCCTTATCGCTTTGATGTTCGCTGCTGCCCTGCCAACCGTTGCCATGGCCGCAGCACCTGAAGGCCCAGGCCCGATGGGCGGTCCTGAAGGCCACATGATGGGTGGCCCAGGCCACGGCGGCGAACACGGCATGCGGGGCAAAGGTGGCCCTTTCAGCCAGCTGGACCTGAGCCCTGAACAGCGCCAGCAGATCGGCAAGTTGATGGGCCAACAGTGGCACGCTCGCAAAGAGCTGGTGCGCAAGTACCTGGACAAACTGCCAGCCGCTGACAAGCAAGCCATGAAAGACGACATGGCGGCCGCCAAGCAGAAAACCCAGACCGACATCCGTGCCGTGCTGAAACCCGATCAACAGAAGAAATTCGACGAGATCGTGAAGAAACAAGCCGAACGCCGCGCCGAGTGGAAGGAATTCCAGGCCTGGAAAGCCCAACAGCCGCAAAAAGCGCAATAA
- a CDS encoding response regulator transcription factor — MSELLLIDDDQELCELLTSWLSQEGFQVRACHDGLSARKALAEAAPAAVVLDVMLPDGSGLELLKQLRNDHPELPVLMLSARGEPLDRILGLELGADDYLAKPCDPRELTARLRAVLRRSHPAAVSTQLELGDLCFSPVRGVVTIDEQEFALTVSESRLLEALLRQPGEPLDKQELAQIALGRKLTLYDRSLDMHVSNLRRKIGPHPDGRPRIVALRSRGYYYSL; from the coding sequence ATGAGCGAGCTGTTACTGATAGATGATGACCAGGAGCTCTGTGAGCTGCTGACCAGTTGGTTGAGCCAGGAAGGTTTCCAGGTGCGCGCCTGCCATGATGGCTTGAGCGCCCGCAAGGCTTTGGCCGAAGCCGCCCCGGCGGCCGTGGTGCTCGACGTGATGCTGCCCGACGGCAGCGGCCTGGAGCTGCTCAAGCAATTGCGCAACGACCACCCGGAGCTGCCGGTGCTGATGCTCTCGGCTCGCGGCGAACCGCTGGACCGGATCCTCGGCCTGGAGCTGGGCGCCGACGATTACCTGGCCAAGCCCTGCGACCCTCGCGAACTGACCGCCCGCCTGCGCGCCGTGCTGCGCCGCAGTCACCCGGCTGCCGTGTCCACCCAGCTGGAGCTGGGTGACCTGTGCTTCAGCCCGGTGCGTGGCGTGGTCACTATCGATGAACAGGAATTTGCCCTGACCGTTTCCGAAAGCCGTCTGCTGGAAGCCTTGCTGCGCCAGCCGGGCGAGCCGCTGGACAAGCAGGAACTGGCGCAAATCGCCCTGGGCCGCAAGCTGACCTTGTATGACCGCAGCCTGGACATGCACGTCAGCAACCTGCGCAGGAAGATCGGCCCGCACCCGGATGGCCGACCACGGATCGTGGCGCTGCGTAGCCGCGGTTATTACTACAGCCTCTAA
- a CDS encoding septation protein A, translated as MKQFIDFIPLLLFFIVYKIDPRVIDLAGHELTVGGIYSATAVLIISSVVVYGALFISQRKLEKSQWLTLIACLVFGSLTLAFHSETFLKWKAPVVNWLFALAFIGSHFIGDRLLIKRIMGHALSLPDPIWVRLNIAWIVFFLFCGAANLFVAFTFQSYWVDFKVFGSLGMTVLFLVGQGIYLSRHLHDTDPTTPKTED; from the coding sequence GTGAAACAATTCATCGACTTCATCCCGCTGTTGCTGTTTTTCATCGTTTACAAAATCGACCCTCGCGTCATCGATCTTGCCGGCCACGAGCTGACAGTCGGTGGCATCTACAGTGCCACGGCGGTGCTGATCATCAGCTCCGTGGTGGTCTACGGCGCGCTCTTCATCTCCCAGCGCAAGCTGGAAAAAAGCCAATGGCTGACCCTGATCGCCTGCCTCGTCTTCGGCAGCCTGACCCTGGCCTTCCACAGCGAAACCTTCCTTAAATGGAAAGCCCCGGTGGTCAACTGGCTGTTCGCCCTGGCCTTTATCGGCAGCCACTTCATCGGTGACCGCTTGCTGATCAAGCGGATCATGGGCCACGCGCTGAGCTTGCCGGACCCGATCTGGGTGCGCCTGAACATCGCCTGGATCGTGTTTTTCCTGTTCTGCGGCGCCGCCAACCTGTTCGTCGCCTTCACCTTCCAGAGCTACTGGGTGGACTTCAAGGTGTTCGGCAGCCTGGGCATGACCGTGCTGTTCCTGGTCGGCCAGGGTATCTACCTGTCGCGCCACCTGCATGACACCGACCCTACCACGCCGAAAACCGAGGACTGA
- a CDS encoding CoA transferase yields the protein MTDLLTPIQEALDLPVTPLAFTEAGALPSTFAVTELASASIGVAGQAVAQLLLQQTGRLPSVTVDRRLASFWFSSSLRPDGWTTPPLWDPIAGDYACADGWIRLHTNAPHHRAAAERVLGQVADRDAMAAKVAQWNAAELEQAIVEANGCAAQMRSWQDWQVHPQGLAVNQEPLVHRQTFATLSDKPWLGSVARPMAGIKVLDLTRVLAGPTASRFLAGLGADVLRIDSPDWNEPGVVPEMTLGKRCARLDLKNADDRQTFENLLKDTDILLHGYRADALEQLGYGEAALQAIAPGLIDASLNAYGWSGPWRNRRGFDSLVQMSTGIAEAGRQWKKSDKPVPLPLQALDHATGYLMAASAIQALSERLKSGRGGSALLSLARTAKLLVDAGQVPEQLPLRAEEPGDQGLVVEQTAWGPAHRLLPPVTISGTPLQWDLPAGELGSHRAKW from the coding sequence ATGACTGATCTGCTCACCCCCATCCAGGAAGCACTCGATTTACCCGTCACCCCGCTGGCCTTTACCGAAGCCGGCGCCCTGCCCTCGACCTTTGCCGTCACCGAACTGGCCAGCGCCAGCATCGGTGTGGCAGGCCAGGCAGTTGCCCAGTTGCTGCTACAGCAAACCGGGCGCCTGCCCTCGGTGACCGTGGACCGGCGCCTCGCCTCATTCTGGTTCTCCTCGTCCCTGCGTCCCGATGGCTGGACCACCCCGCCGCTGTGGGACCCGATTGCCGGCGACTACGCCTGCGCCGACGGCTGGATTCGCCTGCACACCAATGCGCCGCACCATCGTGCCGCCGCTGAACGCGTACTCGGGCAGGTCGCTGACCGTGATGCGATGGCCGCGAAGGTCGCCCAATGGAACGCCGCCGAACTGGAACAGGCGATTGTCGAAGCCAACGGCTGTGCGGCGCAGATGCGCTCGTGGCAAGACTGGCAGGTGCATCCACAAGGTTTGGCGGTCAATCAGGAACCGCTGGTCCATCGCCAGACCTTTGCAACCCTCAGCGACAAACCCTGGCTGGGCTCGGTGGCAAGGCCGATGGCGGGGATCAAGGTGCTGGACCTGACGCGCGTATTGGCCGGCCCCACTGCCAGTCGCTTTCTTGCAGGCCTTGGCGCCGATGTACTGCGCATCGACTCACCGGACTGGAACGAACCCGGCGTCGTACCGGAAATGACTCTGGGCAAACGCTGCGCCCGCCTGGACCTGAAGAACGCCGACGACCGCCAGACCTTCGAAAACCTGCTGAAGGACACCGACATTCTGCTGCACGGCTACCGCGCCGATGCCCTGGAGCAGTTGGGCTACGGTGAGGCCGCGTTGCAAGCCATCGCCCCCGGCCTGATCGACGCCAGCCTCAATGCCTATGGCTGGAGCGGCCCATGGCGCAATCGCCGAGGGTTCGACAGCCTGGTGCAGATGAGTACCGGGATTGCCGAGGCCGGCAGGCAGTGGAAAAAGTCGGACAAGCCGGTGCCGCTGCCATTGCAGGCACTGGATCACGCCACCGGGTATTTGATGGCGGCCAGTGCAATCCAGGCCTTGAGTGAACGATTGAAATCCGGGCGCGGCGGTTCGGCGCTGCTGTCCCTCGCGCGCACGGCAAAACTGTTGGTGGACGCAGGACAAGTCCCGGAACAACTACCGCTGCGGGCCGAAGAGCCGGGCGATCAAGGCTTGGTGGTGGAGCAAACAGCCTGGGGCCCGGCCCACCGGTTGCTGCCCCCGGTGACCATCAGCGGAACACCGTTGCAGTGGGATTTGCCAGCAGGTGAACTGGGTTCACATCGGGCGAAGTGGTGA
- a CDS encoding DNA-3-methyladenine glycosylase family protein: protein MQLAYQAPYDWAAMLGFLSARAISGLETVDGGVYSRSITVDAQQGWLSVSPGAGDWLEVTVNFPNPSALPEIERRLRDMFDLSVDPKRINRQLANDPLMASLVAARPGLRVPGTWDGLELAIRAVLGQQITVVAAIKLAGKLVAQYGTPLVTPHAGVTHVFPSAEVLAAADLATLGMPKSRGRTLSGVAQALLDDPQVFQPKASLKEGVARLVALPGIGDWTAQYIAMRQMREQDAFASGDIGLINALVALEGGPVSPRQLLARAEAWRPLRAYAAQHLWTSLSRVD from the coding sequence ATGCAGCTGGCGTATCAGGCGCCGTATGACTGGGCGGCGATGCTGGGCTTTTTGTCGGCGCGGGCGATCAGCGGGTTGGAGACGGTGGACGGCGGTGTGTACTCGCGCAGTATCACTGTCGACGCTCAGCAGGGTTGGCTCAGTGTGTCGCCGGGGGCCGGGGATTGGCTTGAGGTAACGGTGAACTTCCCCAACCCGTCTGCGTTGCCGGAAATTGAGCGGCGGTTGCGGGACATGTTTGACCTGTCGGTTGACCCGAAGCGGATCAACCGGCAATTGGCGAATGATCCCTTGATGGCGAGCTTGGTGGCAGCGCGTCCTGGTCTGCGGGTGCCTGGAACCTGGGATGGATTGGAGTTGGCGATCCGCGCGGTGTTGGGCCAGCAGATTACCGTGGTAGCGGCGATCAAGTTGGCGGGCAAGCTGGTGGCGCAGTACGGCACGCCGCTGGTGACGCCCCATGCCGGTGTGACCCACGTGTTTCCTTCCGCCGAGGTGCTGGCAGCAGCAGATTTGGCGACCCTCGGCATGCCGAAAAGTCGCGGGCGCACCTTGTCGGGTGTGGCCCAGGCCTTACTGGATGACCCGCAGGTATTCCAGCCGAAGGCGAGCCTGAAGGAGGGTGTGGCGCGGTTGGTGGCATTACCGGGGATTGGAGACTGGACGGCGCAGTACATCGCCATGCGCCAGATGCGCGAGCAGGATGCGTTTGCCTCGGGGGATATCGGCTTGATCAATGCGTTGGTGGCGCTGGAAGGCGGGCCGGTGAGCCCACGCCAGTTGCTGGCGCGGGCTGAGGCCTGGCGACCGCTTAGAGCCTATGCGGCGCAGCATTTGTGGACATCACTGAGCCGGGTGGATTGA
- a CDS encoding YciI family protein yields the protein MLYAIIATDVADSLEKRLGVRPAHVERLKQLQAEGRIVLAGPHPAVDSNDPGDAGFTGSLIVAEFASLAAAQAWADADPYVAAGVYAHVLVKPFKQVLP from the coding sequence ATGCTCTACGCCATCATTGCCACCGACGTTGCCGACTCGCTGGAAAAACGCCTGGGCGTGCGCCCGGCCCACGTCGAGCGCCTGAAACAGCTGCAAGCCGAAGGCCGTATCGTGCTCGCCGGCCCGCACCCGGCAGTCGACAGCAATGACCCGGGAGACGCCGGTTTCACCGGTAGCCTGATCGTCGCCGAGTTCGCCTCCCTGGCGGCGGCACAAGCCTGGGCCGACGCTGATCCGTATGTCGCGGCCGGCGTGTATGCCCATGTCCTGGTCAAGCCGTTCAAGCAAGTCCTGCCTTGA
- a CDS encoding sensor histidine kinase produces MRSLFWRVLASFWLAIALVAGLSILLGHMLNQDAWILSRHPGLNNLAQEWTQLYEAQGEDAAQELLQQRKRQYHIDVQVLNESGEPVVLGTFPRRAAALEARQKDSQDRHLPWRRLTAEYTSEKTGDTYLLIYRIPHPELDAWHRNSLLWPLSALAIALVVLTLFSLLVTLSITRPLSRLRGAVHDLGQTTYQQNSLARLANRRDEFGVLATDFNRMGARLQSLIGSQRQLLRDVSHELRSPLARLRIALALAERATPEAREKLWPRLTRECDRLEALISEILVLARVDADNASAEDIDLNPLLRTLQKDALLGAPDQPVQLDAEAGLQLKGWPTMIERAVDNLLRNAQRFNPPGQPIEMDARRQGDRIVISVRDHGPGVDAEHLKQLGEPFYRAPGQTAQGHGLGLAIARRAAERHGGSLILANHQGGGFIASVDLPLEPGVVIQP; encoded by the coding sequence GTGCGTTCATTGTTCTGGCGCGTCCTAGCCAGCTTCTGGCTGGCCATCGCCCTGGTTGCCGGGCTGTCGATCCTGCTTGGGCATATGCTCAACCAGGACGCCTGGATTCTCAGCCGCCACCCCGGGCTCAATAACCTCGCGCAGGAATGGACGCAGCTCTATGAGGCCCAAGGCGAGGACGCCGCCCAGGAATTGCTGCAGCAGCGCAAGCGCCAGTACCACATCGACGTACAAGTGCTTAACGAAAGCGGCGAGCCCGTAGTGCTCGGTACCTTTCCGCGCCGCGCCGCCGCCCTCGAAGCCCGACAAAAAGACAGCCAGGACCGCCATCTGCCCTGGCGGCGCCTGACCGCCGAGTACACCAGTGAAAAAACCGGCGACACTTACCTGCTGATCTACCGCATTCCCCACCCGGAACTGGACGCCTGGCACCGCAACAGCCTGCTCTGGCCATTGAGTGCCCTGGCGATCGCGTTGGTGGTGCTGACCCTGTTCAGTTTGCTGGTGACGCTGTCCATCACCCGCCCCCTCAGCCGCCTGCGCGGCGCAGTGCACGACCTGGGCCAGACCACATACCAGCAGAACAGCCTGGCGCGGCTGGCCAACCGTCGCGACGAATTCGGCGTACTGGCCACCGACTTCAACCGCATGGGCGCCCGCCTGCAAAGCCTGATTGGCAGCCAGCGCCAATTGCTGCGTGACGTGTCCCACGAACTGCGCTCGCCCCTGGCCCGGCTGCGGATCGCCTTGGCCCTGGCAGAACGCGCCACCCCCGAGGCACGGGAGAAACTCTGGCCCCGCCTGACCCGCGAATGCGACCGCCTTGAAGCGCTGATCAGTGAAATCCTGGTACTCGCCCGGGTGGATGCCGACAACGCCAGCGCCGAAGACATCGACCTCAACCCGTTGCTCAGGACCCTGCAAAAAGACGCCTTGCTCGGCGCACCGGACCAACCCGTGCAGCTCGATGCCGAGGCCGGGCTGCAACTCAAGGGCTGGCCGACCATGATTGAACGCGCCGTGGACAACCTGCTGCGCAACGCCCAGCGCTTCAACCCGCCAGGCCAACCGATTGAAATGGACGCCAGACGCCAGGGCGACCGCATTGTGATCAGCGTGCGCGACCACGGCCCCGGCGTGGACGCCGAACACCTGAAGCAACTGGGCGAGCCGTTTTACCGCGCCCCGGGGCAAACCGCCCAGGGCCACGGCCTGGGCCTGGCCATCGCGCGGCGCGCCGCAGAACGCCATGGCGGCAGCCTGATCCTGGCCAATCATCAAGGCGGCGGTTTTATCGCCAGCGTGGATTTACCGCTGGAGCCAGGGGTTGTCATTCAACCCTGA